Within Triticum dicoccoides isolate Atlit2015 ecotype Zavitan chromosome 1B, WEW_v2.0, whole genome shotgun sequence, the genomic segment agcacggttatgaacatatttcttcaagactcccataaacctctcaaaggggaacatattgtgtagaaatacaggacccaaaacgttaatctcttcgcaaaggtgaactaggacgtgcgtcatgatgttgaagaaggatggtgggaacaccaactcgaaactgacaagacattgcaccaaatcattctgtaaccttggtatgatttctggatcgattaccttctgagagattgcattgaggaatgcacatagcttcacaattgctaatcgaacgttttccggtagaagccccctcaatgcaaccggaagcagttgcgtcataatcactggcaatcatgagactttaggttctgaaactttttctctgccatatttattatttcctttatattcgacgagaagccagacggtaccttcatactgagcaggcattcaaagaagatttccttctcttctttggtaagagcatagctggcctgaccctgatgtatgtcgtcttttccgtgcatacgttgctggtcctcccgtgcctctggtgtatcttttgtcttcccatacacgcccaagaagccaagcagggtcacgcaaagattctccgtcatgtgcatcacgtcgattgcggagcggacctctaggtcttttcaatatggcaggtcccaaaatatagatttcttcctccacatgggtgcgcgtccgtcagcgtccttcggaacaggttgtccgccaggatcctttccaaagattaccttcaaatccttgaccatatcatgtacatcagcaccagtacagtggcgaggcttcatccggtgatccgcctcacatttgaaatgcttgcctttctttcttacgggatgcctgctcggaagaaatcgacgatgtcccaggtacacattcttcctacaactatccaaatatatactatcggtattATCCAAAcactgcgtgcatccgcggtatcccttgtttgtctgtcctgaaaggttactgagagcaggccaatcattgatggtcacgaacaacaacgcctttaggtcaatttcttcctgtttgtgctcatcccacacacgtacaccttttccattccacagctgtaatagttcttcaactaatggccttaggtacacatcaatgtcgttgccgggttgcttagggccttggatgagcactggcatcataatgaacttcctcttcatgcacaaccaaggaggaaggttatacaaacatagagtcacaggccacgtgctatggttgccgctctgctccccaaaaggattaatgccatctgcgcttagaccaaaccatacgttccttgggtcacctgcaaactcctcccagtactttctctcgatttttctccactgtgacccgtcagcgggtactctcaacttttcgtctttcttacggtcttttccgtgccatcgcatcgccttcacatgctctttgttttggaacaaacgtttcaaccgtggtattataggagcataccacatcaccttggcaggaatcttcttcctggggtactcgccctcgacatcaccagggtcatcgcgactgatcttataacgcaatgcaccgcataccgggtaagctttcaaatcctcgtactcaccgcggtagaggatgcgtcattagggcatgcatgtatcttctgcacctctaaccttagagggcagacaaccttctttgcttcatacgtactctcgggcaattcgttgtcctttggaagcatattctttatcattaccagtaaCTTTCCAATTCCCTTGTCAGatacatcattctctgccttccattgtagcaattccagtgtggtgcccaacttttttttgtcagcttcgcaattcgggtacaacactttcttgtgatcctctaacatgcgctgcaacttcttcttctccaaatcacttgcgcagtttctctttgcatcggcaatggcccgacctagatcatcagcaggctcatctgatgcctcttcttcagcttcttcccacattgccggctcagcttcttcccccattgttgtatcatcgtattcagggaacccatggtcaggatagctgtcgtcgtcctcttcttcttcattgtctttcatcataacccctctttctccatgcttggtccaaacattatagtggggcatgaaaccggactcaaatatatGGACGTCAATGGTTCTTGACgttgagtaattgtgaccattcttacagccagcacatggacaaggcataaaaccatccgcccgcttgtttgcctcagcggcaagcagaaaagtatgcacaccattaatgaactcaggagagcatcggtcatcatacattcattgtcggctcatcttcattacacaacacctaaaagaccaaattaatacaagttcatacataaagttcatacatatatatatatagttcatacaacacttaaatgcaacaaacaaataactctctagctaaaccatttaaatgcaacaacaaatgcgaccaagattgcaactaaggtaacaattgatccaacaacataatgataccaagcctcactatcaatggtatattttctaatctttctaatcttcaagcgcattttctccatcttaatcttgtgatcatcgacgacatcggcaacatgcaactccaattccatcttgtctccctcaattcttttcaatttttctttcaaatactcgttttctctttcaactaaatttaacttctcgacaatagggtcggttggaatttccggttcacatacctcctagataaaaatatccatgtcaacttgatgggcataatttgtcataaacacgaaatgcaacaactagttttaaaagagaatataccacatccgaatcataacaaggacgagggccgacggggacggatatcaaaaccatggcactatgtataacaaacaacgtatgggtaaaataactatacgagtaactatatatccaaatcacaccaaCATCaacttggtaatgtaaaacattcatgaacaagagcctcaacacaaggtggtgccggcgacgggacggcgcgggcgatcgacgatggttacgacggagatttagaaggcactaagtaaaccacacctacatatgcaaactaagtgttatttttgacctcaaattgcatataaatcaaataccagcacatataattccttccaaattactaaactcacaaattaatcactatacaaagcattgcaagagctaatctagcaatgagagatgaaaggacaaaattgctaacctttgtgatcatttgaatggatgggggccttcaaatcttgacaaattttgggcaaaatttgtgatgagctcgaggaagaggggaagaacagatgaggagaggggaaaggggaagaacagagcgagcttgggtgggctttagtaccggtttgtattttacatcattaaaATTATGGTTTGAGTAAAATATACATCATCTAAAAGTGCACTTTTTATATCACGGAAGACTTCCAActctaatagatgatgtaaaatagctaGTGCTCCAATAGGCGATGTAAAATACATCGGCCACACGACAGCTGCTCCACAGTTCTGTTGTATTTGGCGACACCCGCGACAAAGCTAGTGCACATGGAGCAGTAGGTCGGTGACATGAAGCAGCAACAACAATCGTCGTGGTGACCTTCGTCTTCTTCGCTCGGGGCGAAGCCGCGGTGGGGTCACGCGATGGTTTTGTCGTGGCTGCCTTCTTCCTTGTAGGCGGCTCTAGTCCGACAACGACAACGAGACGAGGGGCCGCAAATATACCGCACAATTTGGGGGAGGCATGGCGGCGACAGCGACGTCCGGACCGATGGCAGATGCAGAGGCGACCATCACTGAAGCAGTTTTGCCGGCCACGGGGTCGAAGGAGGTGTCCATGgggatcggcggcggcgggcgacgacaGGAGGGTGGTCAGGCGCAATGCAGGGAAGTTCCACGGGGCAGCGGCATGTTCAACTGCTCGGATTTTGCTCGAGAGGCACAAGTGATGGCATCACCAAGTGCCCTATTTTCATTTAGAGCAAATCTGGAGCAAATTTCTTTAATCAACATCATCTGTTGGAGGAACATTTTAGGCCATTCGTGATGTAAAAGAATCAGTTATTTATAGATCATTCGTGGGAGATGCTTTAATTATGATCCATTGACTATAATCTACTCGCGAACCAACCTATAGTTGGATGGTTAGATGGAGTGATATCCCCGGTCCATCAGGGTTAAGTCCTACGGTGACGTTCAGTGGGAAGAGACGTTCCAATTGACTACAAGACGCCTACGATGATTTCGTAAAATCTCAAAATAATGTGCCAACTCGgactttcgaaggtgctcataggagtagggtgtgcgtgtgtgcgtttatatGTCTGCTCCGTGTTTAAAAAAAAAGAGAGACTACAACCTACCCCAATACTGCTGGTGGCACCATGTACCGACTTATCTGTTGCGGCCGCGCTCACCGGCCTCTCTGCTCTCGAGCCGGCACGGGCGCACCGTGTACCAAACAAATCAAGCTCCACCGTCCGTTCCCTTCACACTCTCCTCCGCTGGCCGTCTGCCCGACGAATGGCACCGTGCCACGCCCGGCCGCGCGGCGGGGCCCAGGCGGCCAGATAGCCCAATACAATTCGCTCggccctcctcctccgcctccgccttgcCCGCGCGCGGAGCACGAGACACGCCACGCGCTGCCCCCCggtcaccgccaccgccaccgccaccgcccaccGCCACCAGTCCACCACCACTCTTCAGCCCCACTCCACTCCCCGCCGCTTTCCAGCCTTCAAGCTCCCCCCACACCACCCCACCCACCNNNNNNNNNNNNNNNNNNNNNNNNNNNNNNNNNNNNNNNNNNNNNNNNNNNNNNNNNNNNNNNNNNNNNNNNNNNNNNNNNNNNNNNNNNNNNNNNNNNNNNNNNNNNNNNNNNNNNNNNNNNNNNNNNNNNNNNNNNNNNNNNNNNNNNNNNNNNNNNNNNNNNNNNNNNNNNNNNNNNNNNNNNNNNNNNNNNNNNNNNNNNNNNNNNNNNNNNNNNNNNNNNNNNNNNNNNNNNNNNNNNNNNNNNNNNNNNNNNNNNNNNNNNNNNNNNNNNNNNNNNNNACTCCCCATGGCGTGCTCCGCGGCGGCGGGCGTCGAGGCGACGGCCCTCCTGTCCCCGCGCTGCCCCGCCCCTTCTCCGCCCGACGGCcgctcccgccgccgcctcgccctcgtcTCCCGGACGCGCCACCGCAGCCTCAGGTTCGTCTCCGGACCCCCTAATTCGGCGGCTTCGCTCGTGAGATGTATATACAGTACTCAAAGTCTGAAACCAAGGGGTTGGGATTCTAATTATTAGCAGCTACTAGTACCTGGTTAcccttctcttgctcggtgcgtgCCATGGTCCGTCCGTGTGCGCGAAATGCTATGGCCATGCCTGCTCAGCTCAGGCACTGTGGGGATCATATACAGCTGTGAACGCTCAAATGTGTTGTGTACTGTTACATGCTAGGTGACATTGCGGTGTCTTGGATCATGATCAGATTCATCGTATACATGCCATTGGCATTCCTTATGTCTGGATTCTACGAATATGTCAAGGAATCGGAATCTGACTTTTGTTGTCTGGCTTGTTCCAGGGCGGCCGCGCAGCGTCCTCACAAGAGTACAACCGGCGCCGACCCCCTTAACAACAGGGCTAATGTACGAAGCGACGAGGCAGCGGTTTCCGCCGAAAAAGAACGGCAAAGGGTATGTGCATCATGCGTTTTAGCAACCTATATGCTTCCAAATATGTTTGTCGCACGCAGGAGTGACGCGACAATAGATGCTGATTCTTCTTTTCCAGAAAGCAAATCTGGGGCTTGGCTGCCGCTGAAAGGCAATAACTTGCTCATATGAATTTCTACCTTATTTTAACATAGATGCATGAGGTTACTTGGTGTGAACATGTATAAAAAATCAATGTTGCATATATTTTGCCATTTTAAAAAGATCTTAAATTCTGTTTTTGTTAAACTGAAGCGAAATGCATCATCATTTTATTACTTAAATAATCAATAGTTATTAGATAAAGGTACAAAGTTGGCATtggcatctactccctccgtctcataatataagaacgtttttgacactagtatagtgttaaaaacgttcttatattttgggacagagggagtatattttaaaCCAAATGGCAGCCAAGCCCTATTTCATTGTGAAATACAGCATACAACAGTTAAACAAAGTTAACATTCAATCAATTTTACTCTGAAATATAATCACTTTTAAATTTCTCATATTAGTTACTGTTGTTACTTTTAAGAATTTCTAGGTTTTGTGATTTTCACCACAGAAATACAACGATGGAGATGGCATATCAAATCTTCAGCTGGAAGATTTGGTAGGAATGATACAGAACACCGAGAAGAGTAGGGGATCCTTCTTTTTGAATATCCATACAGTTTCCTAAAATGCAGAGTTGTAAGTATGTGCATAACCACTGAATTGCAAATTGATTTTTTTAGATATACTTCTTTTGAATCAAGCTCGTCTTCAGGCAATGGAACACGCTGATAAAATTCTTAAAGAAAAGGAAGCCTTGCAGAGAAAGATAAACATTTTAGAGACGAGGTTGTCAGAAATAGATTCACAACATAAGCTTTCAAGTGAAGGGAATTTCAGTGACTCTCCACTAGCATTAGAGTTTGATGTTCTAAAGGAAGAGAACATTGTACTGAAGGAGGACATAGAATTTTTCAAAACAAAGCTTATAGAGGTTGCCGAGACAGAGGAGGGTATATTCAAATTGGAGAAAGAGCGTGCTCTTTTAGATGCTTCCCTTAGGGAGCTGGAGTCCAGATTTATAGCTGCCCAAGCAAATATGATGAAACTTGGTCCTAGGGATGCCTGGTGGGAGAAAGTAGAAAAATTGGAAGACTTGCTTGAGACCACAGCAAACCAAGTAGAGCATGCTGCTGTGATATTGGACCGCAACCATGATCTGCAGGATAGGCTTGAAAAATTAGAGGCCTCATTGCAAGCAGCAAATATTTCAAAGTTCTCTTGTTCTCTTGTTGATCTTTTGCAGCAAAAAGTCAAATTGGTAGAAGAACGCTTCCAAGCATGTAACCGGGAAATGCATTCTCAGATTGAACTGTATGAGCACTCAATAGTGGAATTTCATGATACTCTTAGCAAACTAATAGAGGAAAGTGAGAAAAGGTCACTGGAGAATTTTACAGGAAACATGCCTTCGGAACTATGGAGCAAAATTTCCCTTTTAACTGATGGATGGTTACTGGAGAAGAAAATATCTTACAGTGACGCAAGTATGTTACGAGAAATGGTTCAGAAAAGGGACAATCGTCTTCGGGAAGCGTACTTGTCATACAGAGGTACCGAAAACAGGGAAGTTATGGACAATTTACTTAAGATGGCATTACCAGGAACTAGGTACACTTTCTTCTTTGCTAAAATGAGAAAATATGTTTATATAAATTAGTTGGTTTGTAATCTTTATTGATTAATGCAGTTCTGGTTTGCACATTGCCCACATAGCAGCAGAGATGGCTCCTGTCGCGAAGGTGAGTTTTAGTATTAATACAGCCTTTCATGCGTGCATTTGAAATCTTCTATTTGATATTTGGATAATTCACTGCCTAGTATGACTACTATCTGGGGACGCTTAGAGAGAACATTGTTTTTAAGCACTTATATTCTGTAAATTAACAAAGCATTAAGTTTTCCAGTGTTTCACATAAATTTGAGCCTATCACTATCTTACAAGTAAACAATAAAGCACTATTTTAAATATATGGTTCTCATCAGTTGTGCTCAGGCCATGATGATCCAAGGGCTAATTCAAACCGAGGTAAAACTGACAATGTTTAATGTGTGCTATCATTCTTTTTGTGTGAATGGATGTAGCCTTAAACTGTATGGATGCCCTTTTTTAGCTTATAAATTTTGATCGTGCAGCCatgaaatagtaaataaaattctgGTTGTACCAAAGGTGGTAGAATATCAACTTTCATGTTTCAACAAAGTTACAATCTgcaaaaaaaaaaatctaaaacCTGCAGATGTTTGTCTGTTGATCATGTGCATAAAGGTTGATCAATCTCCTCCAACTGCTTTATATTTTAATCTGTTTCTTGAGAAATTTATTGAACTACTGATGCTGATGCAATGACTAATTCTTTTGGAATCTGGATTTTTGTCCATTCTGATCAGTTCGAATCCTATTAGTCATCTTTTATATTTCCTATATGCATGCTTGTTTAGGTTGGTGGCCTGGCAGATGTGATATCTGGTCTCGGGAAGGCACTTCAGAAAAAAGGCCATCTAGTAGAGATCATTCTTCCAAAATACGACTGCATGCAGGTTGACCAAGTTAGCAATCTAAGGGTATGTCATAATGCTGCTTATCTATGTTTTTGGTATGATCTTCTGTTAAGGTAAGATTAATATCATGTGATTGTGCAGGTTTTAGATGTTCTTGTGCAGTCCTACTTTGAAGGAAATATGTTCAACAACAAAATTTGGACTGGGACTGTTGAAGGTTGCAAGCAACCCTCAGTTGTATCACTGTATAAAATTTATTTAAATCCGCATTGATCTAATTAAATTAGCATATGCAGGCCTACCCGTCTACTTTATTGAGCCACAGCATCCAGCGATGTTCTTTTCGAGGGCTCACTACTATGGAGAGCACGATGACTTCAAACGTTTTTCGTACTTCAGCCGTGCGGCACTAGAATTACTTTATCAATCTGGGAAGAAAGTTGATATAATCCACTGCCATGACTGGCAAactgcatttgttgtaagcgtcaaAGATCATTTCACAGCATTGACTCATTGCCTACATGACATTGATCTATTTTCTCGGTTGATTTACAAAATTGATTGTACTAAATTACCCTTTGACATTTAAACTCCAGGCACCTCTTTATTGGGATGTATATGCAAATCTAGGCTTCAACTCAGCTAGAATTTGCTTCACCTGTCATAATTTTGAATACCAAGGAACTGCTCCAGCTCGTGATTTAGCATGGTGTGGTCTTGATGTTGAGCACCTAGACAGACCAGACAGGATGCGGGACAATTCGCATGGCAGAATAAATGCTGTTAAGGTATCAATTATGGCAAACTGTAGCAATATATTTTGGAACTCAAACTCATAGCTATGGTATCAATTATGCAATTTTTTATTCATATTATTCAGGGAGcagttgtgtattcaaacatcgtGACAACTGTCTCGCCAACATATGCACTAGAGGTTCGCTCAGAGGTAATATTTCTTACGATTTTTATGCGATGTAGACTTTTTTGGCTACTTTTTAATCGTCCTTCACAGTCTTACCAGTGGCCTTCAACTTATAAGATTCATCTGCAAAAATAGATGATTTCTAAGCATGTTGCTCAAAATGGCTAATTTTTGGAGGCAACCATTTCTGGAAGAGGATAGCACAAGCTGTGGGAAACAAACATGCATATTGCTGTACCTTTGTTTGATCAGTAGTGCCAGACATATTCATGTTTCTACATGGACTGGACACTAAAGAGATGCTACAAAAAGCTTAAATACTTGAGAATACCCTAAATCAAGATATATTGGCATGCATATCCATATAGGGCTCTAATGGTCCTAGTGTTTCTAGTtaccattggtttaacgtgtctttAATCTGCCTCTCAACTGCAATTTCATTTTAGTAGTTTCAATTTGCATGTAAAGCGTTTCCACTTCTTTTATGTGCTGATAATGCTCTTATGGTTCCCAGGGTGGGCGTGGACTCCAAGATACACTTAAAGTACATTCCAGGAAATTTCTTGGGATACTTAATGGAATCGACACAGATACATGGAACCCTTGCACAGATAGGTATCTCAAGGTCCAGTATAATGCTAAGGATCTCCAGGGAAAGGCAGCCAACAAAGCAGCCCTCAGAGAGCAACTAAACCTGGCTTCTGCATATCCTTCACAACCACTGGTACGATTGTCGATGCTGTTAAGCTCAGTTCTCAATTACTGGTAAACTGGATATATAAAGGTTCACCCTGTGCTTGAATTTGAACATTTTCCATCTCTTTATTCTCATCAATTTTCTTCGTGGGGTAGTCTGTTAGCTATATGGTTCTATTGTTTGTCATTGCATTTATCAGGGCATGGCCCATGTAGTCTGAAATGAATTACAGCAGTTCCGTTTTTCGATTGTTTTCTTCAGTTAGCTAATATCATTTTCTGATCCCCTGCTGTTTGTATTCACCTCCTTCCGTTTGTCTTGGAACTTGATATTGAATGTTAAACTAAGTAACTGAAATTTTCTCAAGCAGGTTGGTTGCATTACCAGGCTGGTTGCTCAGAAGGGTGTACATCTTATCAGGCATGCAATATACAAAACAGCTGAATTAGGAGGACAGTTTGTCCTTCTGGGTTCAAGTCCAGTACCAGAAATTCAGGTGCGTTTATGCCATGCAGTTTATgtcatactccctctgtaaagaaatataagagcatttagattactactttagtgatctaaacgctcttatatttctttacgggggGAGTAGTATATATCTGTGCAGATATTTTGATCAGACATGAATCTCCAAAGTAACAGAAGAAAACCACACTTCAGTACCTCATGAACAGTTTATTTATAACCGAAGGAACATGAGTCTGAAATAGTGTATTTTTGTCTGTGTTTTATACTAAGcaccttttttttgcctatttctggaACAGTGAACATACTTGCTTCTtgttttgtttacagagggagtttgAAGGTATTGCAGACCATTTTCAGAACAACAACAATATCCGGCTGATTTTGAAGTATGATGATGCGCTGTCTCATTGCATATATGCTGCGTCTGACATGTTCATTGTTCCCTCTATATTTGAGCCATGTGGCCTCACTCAGGTGTGGCTTCTTCCATACTTTGATAGTAAATGCATATCACGTAGTTTATACTAGGTGCACATGTAGTAAGCTGACATCGTTTAGTATAATACGTAATTTGTATCACTTGCTGAAATATATGCTTCAGTTGCCGTGAACATTTGGCACTTCCCTAGAAGTAATTAAACAAGTGCAAGTCTGACCTCTTTTGCTTCTATCTGATATTTGGTGTGTGGCCTGCTGATGCGCAATTTTGACATGCTTTCTTATGTACAGATGATAGCCATGAGATATGGTTCTGTGCCAATTGTTCGGAAAACTGGTGGGCTGAATGACAGGTAAATAGGGAACCAACCAAGTGTTCCTCCGAACATAGTCGTCACATCCAATCAAAGTAACAAGTATAGTGGCATGCTTTGTGGTTTCAGTGTCTTTGACTTCGATGACGAAACAATACCCATGGAGGTGCGGAACGGCTTTACATTTGTCAAGGCCGACGAGCAGGTAGGTCCTGTTTGCGCGCACAGCCCGGGAAGGGGAAAATCCTAGTTGATGATTTCTGGCGGGCAAAACGCAACTCATCTGGATGTTCATTTTGCCAGGGCCTAAGCAGCGCGATGGAGAGGGCGTTCAACTGCTACACGAGGAAGCCCGAGGTGTGGAAACAGCTTGTGCAGAAAGACATGACGATCGATTTCAGCTGGGACACCTCGGCTTCGCAGTACGAGGACATCTACCAGAAGGCGGTGGCTCGAGCGAGGGCAGTGgcgtgagcacacacacacacggtAGTTGGTTCCCTGATGCCTCTCTCCCCTGCCCTGCCCTCATGATACAAACGGCACTGGACGAAATCGAGGGATCATGGAAACAGAATCATATAGCAAGCTCCATGCTCTCGGCGCGCATTTCCGGTAAGGGTGTGACGGTGTATCGCTGGTTATATGCGCTGTTTATTGAAGGCAGAACGCGAGCTAAAAATGGAGTAGCTACCGTGAACCCTCAAGATCGTAGTATGCGCGCTGTTGTTGGCATAATATTGGTGTAAATTGTAGTAGGCTGTATATTTTCTTGAGGGGTTGCAACGGAGCTGTATGCGTGCAGTGCAGGCTGCACAGTCGCACGTATGTACTGTATTATGCAGAGATCTTATGGTCGATGGGAGgagcttagatttgtctaaatacggatgtatcaagtcacgttttagtattagatacatatgTATCTAGGCAAATCTGAGactagaattttgggacggagggagtattatgcagAGATCTTATGGTTGATGGGAGGAGAGGGAATTTCAGACACCTGGACCGTAAGCATCTGTTAGAAAATACGTTGACTTTCTTTTCTTTTAAAAAAGATATTTAAAAAATACTACAGGATTTTCTGGTCATTAACTCGCCACTATTCCAGTGATATTTTTTCCCCAAAGAAGTTGTAACGACATTGCGCATAGGCTTCTTACAAAGTGCAGATGgagccccccttcaaaaaaaaagaaagaagtgcAGATGGAGCCCAGTGGCTGGGCTACTTCCCCATGGGCCCGTTAGGCGGAGAGGCTCAAGGCTCTAGCGAAaggttaggggctgtttggttcttgcAGATGTCCGCCCTGCCAAATCATGGGCGCAGATGGCAATGCCAAAAAATAGGCGAATGAATTGGCCGCCATGGTTctaaacctgtggttgagttggttaggtggacagtggtattcccaacccaccagggttcaaattctggtgctcgcattatttctggatttatttcaggatttccggcgatgcgctttcagtgggaggagacgttcccgtcgacgatgaggcgcctacggtggcttcgtaaatctcaagataataTGTCGGCTcaatctctcggaggtgctcataggggtagggtgtgcgtgtgcgcgttcatagggatgagtgtatgcgcgtgtatatgagcgcttgtgtctgtactgatgctcaaaaaaaaaactatTTGACGCAAAAGAAGAGGAGGAAGCCGTGGTGGGCTGGCGCACCAATATTTTGGCTCTGATCCAAACGCCCATCGCCAGGGAACGGATCCTCTAATATCAGGAAGGGATGTCACGAATCTACAGTGACAATCCAGTGCAAAACTGCGAAGGGATGTCACGGGCACTGTAGCGACCGGTAGTGTATGCAGTTACTGTTTATAAAAAATAAATCTGAAAATGATTTTATTGCACCATAATTTTGTTTGTATGTAACTTTTGTAAATGTATATAGTATATTTGTAATTTGTAAATTAATTCATGTCAGTTTAGCCTTaatcatatggatgtgaagaagggATGTCACGGTTACCGTAGCTTACGTGACATCCCTTCACAATGTTAGAGGATCTCGTTCCCCATTGTCAACCTGATGAATGACCAATTTTTTGGTAGGGCAGGGCAC encodes:
- the LOC119349168 gene encoding probable starch synthase 4, chloroplastic/amyloplastic isoform X2 is translated as MEHADKILKEKEALQRKINILETRLSEIDSQHKLSSEGNFSDSPLALEFDVLKEENIVLKEDIEFFKTKLIEVAETEEGIFKLEKERALLDASLRELESRFIAAQANMMKLGPRDAWWEKVEKLEDLLETTANQVEHAAVILDRNHDLQDRLEKLEASLQAANISKFSCSLVDLLQQKVKLVEERFQACNREMHSQIELYEHSIVEFHDTLSKLIEESEKRSLENFTGNMPSELWSKISLLTDGWLLEKKISYSDASMLREMVQKRDNRLREAYLSYRGTENREVMDNLLKMALPGTSSGLHIAHIAAEMAPVAKVGGLADVISGLGKALQKKGHLVEIILPKYDCMQVDQVSNLRVLDVLVQSYFEGNMFNNKIWTGTVEGLPVYFIEPQHPAMFFSRAHYYGEHDDFKRFSYFSRAALELLYQSGKKVDIIHCHDWQTAFVAPLYWDVYANLGFNSARICFTCHNFEYQGTAPARDLAWCGLDVEHLDRPDRMRDNSHGRINAVKGAVVYSNIVTTVSPTYALEVRSEGGRGLQDTLKVHSRKFLGILNGIDTDTWNPCTDRYLKVQYNAKDLQGKAANKAALREQLNLASAYPSQPLVGCITRLVAQKGVHLIRHAIYKTAELGGQFVLLGSSPVPEIQREFEGIADHFQNNNNIRLILKYDDALSHCIYAASDMFIVPSIFEPCGLTQMIAMRYGSVPIVRKTGGLNDSVFDFDDETIPMEVRNGFTFVKADEQGLSSAMERAFNCYTRKPEVWKQLVQKDMTIDFSWDTSASQYEDIYQKAVARARAVA
- the LOC119349168 gene encoding probable starch synthase 4, chloroplastic/amyloplastic isoform X1, with product MACSAAAGVEATALLSPRCPAPSPPDGRSRRRLALVSRTRHRSLRAAAQRPHKSTTGADPLNNRANVRSDEAAVSAEKERQRKYNDGDGISNLQLEDLVGMIQNTEKNILLLNQARLQAMEHADKILKEKEALQRKINILETRLSEIDSQHKLSSEGNFSDSPLALEFDVLKEENIVLKEDIEFFKTKLIEVAETEEGIFKLEKERALLDASLRELESRFIAAQANMMKLGPRDAWWEKVEKLEDLLETTANQVEHAAVILDRNHDLQDRLEKLEASLQAANISKFSCSLVDLLQQKVKLVEERFQACNREMHSQIELYEHSIVEFHDTLSKLIEESEKRSLENFTGNMPSELWSKISLLTDGWLLEKKISYSDASMLREMVQKRDNRLREAYLSYRGTENREVMDNLLKMALPGTSSGLHIAHIAAEMAPVAKVGGLADVISGLGKALQKKGHLVEIILPKYDCMQVDQVSNLRVLDVLVQSYFEGNMFNNKIWTGTVEGLPVYFIEPQHPAMFFSRAHYYGEHDDFKRFSYFSRAALELLYQSGKKVDIIHCHDWQTAFVAPLYWDVYANLGFNSARICFTCHNFEYQGTAPARDLAWCGLDVEHLDRPDRMRDNSHGRINAVKGAVVYSNIVTTVSPTYALEVRSEGGRGLQDTLKVHSRKFLGILNGIDTDTWNPCTDRYLKVQYNAKDLQGKAANKAALREQLNLASAYPSQPLVGCITRLVAQKGVHLIRHAIYKTAELGGQFVLLGSSPVPEIQREFEGIADHFQNNNNIRLILKYDDALSHCIYAASDMFIVPSIFEPCGLTQMIAMRYGSVPIVRKTGGLNDSVFDFDDETIPMEVRNGFTFVKADEQGLSSAMERAFNCYTRKPEVWKQLVQKDMTIDFSWDTSASQYEDIYQKAVARARAVA